A single genomic interval of Xiphophorus couchianus chromosome 2, X_couchianus-1.0, whole genome shotgun sequence harbors:
- the LOC114156183 gene encoding GTPase IMAP family member 2-like, protein MSKTKGSRVDVGEAKKKKCDQKTVEDPEDVTILLIGKTGTGKSSVGNIIMNANHFEVGKNTLGCEKKRHPLPDGRRLAVIDTPGLFHTKLTAEEMKTQLTRCVSLCAPGPHVFLIVIEPKRFSREDKEMMKMIKRMFGDGAAKYTMALFSHGDEMERDGVSVERAVYFNPSFNDFLSKCKGGFHVFNNNKENRNQVNELVGKIDNMVQRNGGRCYTNDMFREAQRAISREISQAGVNRETAERNNSFIRAVERAAAVAAAAEAAAEAAAEAAVAATAEAIAAAAAEAIVEAAVGVADVVSTVTAVREDGCVTQ, encoded by the exons ATGTCCAAAACAAAAG GTTCACGGGTGGACGTGGGAGAGgctaagaagaagaaatgtgatCAGAAAACAG TTGAAGATCCAGAAGACGTTACCATTTTGCTCATTGGCAAAACTGGAACTGGCAAAAGCTCTGTGGGAAACATCATTATGAACGCTAATCATTTTGAAGTTGGCAAGAATACACTGGGGTGCGAGAAGAAAAGACATCCCCTGCCTGATGGCCGTAGATTGGCAGTGATCGATACTCCAGGTCTGTTTCACACCAAACTGACAGCTGAGGAGATGAAGACACAGCTGACTAGGTGTGTCTCACTGTGTGCTCCTGGTCCTCATGTGTTCCTGATTGTGATCGAGCCAAAACGTTTCTCAAGAGAAGACAAAGAGATGATGAAAATGATCAAGAGGATGTTTGGAGATGGAGCAGCTAAATATACCATGGCCTTGTTCAGTCATGGAGATGAAATGGAGAGAGATGGAGTCTCAGTAGAAAGAGCTGTGTATTTCAACCCATCTTTCAATGATTTTCTCAGCAAATGTAAAggaggttttcatgtttttaacaacaacaaagagaACAGGAATCAAGTTAATGAGCTGGTGGGGAAGATTGACAATATGGTTCAGAGAAATGGAGGCAGGTGCTACACAAATGATATGTTCAGAGAAGCCCAAAGAGCCATTAGTCGGGAGATTTCTCAGGCTGGAGTAAATAGAGAGACAGCAGAGAGAAACAACTCGTTTATTCGAGCTGTTGAGCGAGCTGCTGCAGTTGCAGCcgctgctgaagctgctgctgaagctgcagcCGAGGCCGCTGTTGCAGCTACTGCTGAAGCTATAGCTGCAGCAGCGGCTGAAGCTATTGTTGAAGCTGCTGTTGGAGTGGCAGATGTTGTGAGTACAGTCACAGCAGTGAGAGAAGATGGATGCGTAACTCAGTGA